One stretch of Narcine bancroftii isolate sNarBan1 chromosome 8, sNarBan1.hap1, whole genome shotgun sequence DNA includes these proteins:
- the LOC138742084 gene encoding uncharacterized protein has translation MAASPSFHSPPLLATAATPSFHSPPLLATAASPSFHSPPLHATAASPSFHSPPLLATAASPSFHSPPLHATAASPSFHSPPLLATAASPSFHYPPLLATAASPSFHSPPLLATAATPSFHSPPLHATAASRSFHSPPLLATVPHLPFTPLPSSPRLPHPPFTPLPSSPRLPHPPFTPLPSTPRLPHPPFTLLPSSPRLPHPPFTPLPSSPWLPHPPFTPLPSSPRLPHPPFTPLPSTPRLPHPPFTLLLSSPRLPHLPFTPLPSSPRLPHPPFTPLHATAASPSFHSPPLHATAATPSFHSPPLHATAASPSFHSPPLLATAASPSFHSPPLLATAASPSFHSPPLHATAASPSFHSPPLLATAASPSFHFPPLLATAASPSFHSPPLHATAASPSFHSPPLLATAASPSFHSPPLLATAASPSFHSPPLLATAASPSFHSPPLHATAASPSFHSPPLLATAASPSFHSPPLLATAASPSFHSPPLHATAASPSFLNAAASLE, from the coding sequence aTGGCTGCCTCACCCTCctttcactcccctcccctcctcgccaCGGCTGCCACACCCTCctttcactcccctcccctcctcgccaCGGCTGCCTCACCTTCctttcactcccctcccctccacgccaCGGCTGCCTCACCCTCctttcactcccctcccctcctcgccaCGGCTGCCTCACCTTCctttcactcccctcccctccacgccaCGGCTGCCTCACCCTCctttcactcccctcccctcctcgccaCGGCTGCCTCACCCTCCTTTCACTACCCTCCCCTCCTCGCCACGGCTGCCTCACCCTCctttcactcccctcccctcctcgccaCGGCTGCCACACCATCctttcactcccctcccctccacgccaCGGCTGCCTCACGCTCAtttcactcccctcccctcctcgccaCGGTGCCTCACCTTCctttcactcccctcccctcctcgccaCGGCTGCCTCACCCTCctttcactcccctcccctcctcgccaCGTCTGCCACACCCTCctttcactcccctcccctccacgccaCGGCTGCCTCACCCTCCTTtcactctcctcccctcctcgccACGGCTGCCTCACCCTCctttcactcccctcccctcctcgccaTGGCTGCCTCACCCTCctttcactcccctcccctcctcgccaCGGCTGCCACACCCTCCTTTCACTCCCCTCCCGTCCACGCCACGGCTGCCTCACCCTCCTttcactctcctcctctcctcgccACGGCTGCCTCACCTTCctttcactcccctcccctcctcgccaCGGCTGCCTCACCCTCCTTTCACTCCCCTCCACGCCACGGCTGCCTCACCTTCctttcactcccctcccctccacgccaCGGCTGCCACACCCTCctttcactcccctcccctccacgccaCGGCTGCCTCACCCTCctttcactcccctcccctcctcgccaCGGCTGCCTCACCCTCctttcactcccctcccctcctcgccaCGGCTGCCTCACCTTCctttcactcccctcccctccacgccaCGGCTGCCTCACCCTCctttcactcccctcccctcctcgccaCGGCTGCCTCACCCTCCTttcacttccctcccctcctcgccACGGCTGCCTCACCTTCctttcactcccctcccctccacgccaCGGCTGCCTCACCCTCctttcactcccctcccctcctcgccaCGGCTGCCTCACCCTCctttcactcccctcccctcctcgccaCGGCTGCCTCACCCTCctttcactcccctcccctcctcgccaCGGCTGCCTCACCTTCctttcactcccctcccctccacgccaCGGCTGCCTCACCCTCctttcactcccctcccctcctcgccaCGGCTGCCTCACCCTCctttcactcccctcccctcctcg